The following DNA comes from Diceros bicornis minor isolate mBicDic1 chromosome 12, mDicBic1.mat.cur, whole genome shotgun sequence.
GTATGTGCAAAGTATTGTGAGCATACAAAGGTGAAACAGCCTCATATTCTAGCCTCAAGAAGCTTATAATTTAATAAAGGGGGCATGATAGCTACATTAATTGCAGTACAAGGTAGGAGTGATGAAAGGTCGTGAGAGGCAGGGATGAATGcagaaggcatctcccagggAGAGGtgactggggaggaagaatatttTGATCTCAGACCAAGGATGTACAGGATTGAATCACTGAAATTGGGAGGAAATTTCAAGCATAAAGAATAGCTTTGTAAGTGTGTATAAGGAAATGTGGTAGGAATAGCCTTAAGGATGGCTCAGGGCCATCGCCAGAGGTTTTAGATGGTGTGGAGGTGGTGGTAAACCTCTGAACGTTTCTGCAAGGATGAGATGTGATCAGAGCTTTAGGAAGATTAACCTGCTGTTGTGTAGTGGGGAGAGATGAGTGGCAAAGGGAATACGAGTTCTGAAGCTCTTTGCAATATTCCAGGAAAGGCATAGGTTAGAAGCAATGAGAATGGAGCAGAGGGGATTGATTCAGAAGATAATATTGTggcaaaataaatagaatttggCAATTTTTTGGAGATGAGGAACAAGAGAAAGGATTATGTCCAAGATGACTGAATTTTGAGGCTGATAGTGGGGTGAATGATGTTTTTAATTGAAGGAGTTCCACAAGGGGTGTGATAGTTTGTAAAGGAAGATGGTGAGGTCAGTCTTGGACGTCATGAGTTTAAGATGCTCTTGTGTCATCTAGGTGGAACCCACAGTGGAAATGCAGGGCTGGAGTttatgaggaagaggaagttggAGGCAGCAGAGAACAAAGACATTGGGATAAGATGCCCAGATAGCCGAGCACAGTTAGAGAGGCCTCCATCTCACTTAACACATTTCCATGGCAAGAGGTGCTCCGGAAAAAGTTCCTGGATCCGAGCAGGATGGATTTATGGATTATAAACTTACTTCTGGTGTGATCATCCATACAACTATAAATACATCAGTGTGTTAAACTTATTTCAGGTTTCCTTGCAAAGATGAGATAACACCAGAACaacattttgcaaaataaataagtttaaagTAGTTTCTGTTTGCATTCAAATATGGTTACTGCCAAAGAAAGCCATAGAAGCATAGCTGTTTTCTGCCAAACCCTGCTGTGTTTGAGCTGTCGTTGGCCTGTTAGTCTTTGCAGATAGAATATCTAGAGAACATTTGCTTTCAACTTAGGATCCAATAAATACTTTCACATATCCCTTCACTATAGAATCTCAGTGAATGAGCTCTTTTTTAATACAATATTAGACATCAAATTAATAATCTTGATGTCAGGATTGGTAAAATGAGATTCTACCCACAGTGATTTTTTTATCTGATTTAGTACAAGTTATATGTGTAGTTTCATAAGATGTTTTAGAAGCCTTCAAATTAGCATTTATAAAGATCTGAAATGTTGTATCTTGATTTCTAGGCAACGCTTATAATCAAGAGGAGCGTGTTGTTTGTGCTGGCTATGACAATGGAGATATCAAACTGTTTGATCTCAGAAACATGTCATTGCGGTGGGAGACAAACATAAAAAATGGGGTAATGTACATTCAGATTCTTTGTAGTTTCTCTGAGCGTGTTTCATCCACCTCTGAATACTACAAAAGGAAAGCGCCTCTAATTACTCCTCTTGGTACAACCCTTCCACCAATGGTTCTTAACTTCATGGGGCTGTGGAGCCCTTTGAGAATCTAATGAAAATCATAGATCCCCTCTTCAGAAAGTGAACACACAGCCAGATGTGGTATGACAGTGCCGAGTGAGTCACCAGCCACTGCGGCCTGTCCCTGGACCCCTGTGGGCCATGCAGGATGATACCAAAATGAGCTAGTAAGAGGCCTTCTGTCTGCTAATGTTAGGGAGCCTGAAATATTCATAGCCTCTCCAAGTGCTCTCAGGTTTTTGGTTCCTGAGTTGTACACCTTTAATGAAGAGTGTAGTTCCCTCTTGTTTTCTAAATCAGCCTTGACTTAACtgtataaaataattatgtaataaCTATAAAAAAGTCACTTATGGCATTCCAAATGCATCTACTGGACAGGGGAACTCAAGATGGTTTTGTTGATCTTATTAACCAAGAAGAAATTTTTTTACCTTCAAAAGTATTTAATGTAttgaatcaaaagataaaatgtttGTTTAAAAGGCTCTTACATGAACCAGAGTTGTTGGTTCATAATAATCTTTAGACCATCAATAATAAATGTTCTCTGTTTTCAGGTATGTAGCTTGGAGTTTGACAGAAAAGACATAAGTATGAATAAATTAGTAGCTACGTCCCTGGAGGGAAAGTTTCATGTTTTTGACATGAGAACACAGCATCCAACCAAAGGTTTTGCCTCCGTTTCGGAAAAGGTAAATGTGATGGAAATGTCTTTCTATGAAAAAGAATGTTCATAGCCTGTTTGAGACTAATAAATAGAATTAGTCGCCAGTGTTCCTTCCAGGTCTTTATATGAAGggacctattttttttttgtggggaagatcagccctgagccaacatctgatgccaattctcctctttttttctgaggaagactggccctgggctaacatccgtgcccatcttcctctactttatatgggatactgccacagcgtggctcgacaagcagtgcgttggcgcacgcccgggatctgaaccggcaaaccccgggccgccacagcggagcgcgcacctaaccgcgtgcgccactgggccggcccccaaggggagctatttttaatatattcttgtGGGATCCTGACAAGTTTTTCTGTGCAAAGAGTACTTTCCCAGAGTTTATCAGTTTAGACTTCTTGATTATAATAAAAGCCTCAGTTGGCTAGGAATCTTATTTTGTAGTTTAGGAGCAATCACAAGAAAACTAGCTGATGTTAGGAATTTGATCAACAAGGCCTAGCCTGGtgttttctaataaatatataatattagtaTTAATACCTAATTGTGTACTTTTCAaaacatatatacattatataatttcatcacattgtattttatatttcagtttgctatattaaatgaaattatttaaagCACTAATCACTATGATTGGTACATAGTAGATGCAaaactattcattcattcattcattcatttatacacacatatgtatacatacatacatagtttGCCTAGTTCCAGATAGTTTTGGAGGTAACTTAGAAGGAAAtgttggtggtctagtggttaagatttggtgtcCTCACCTCCACGGTCTGGGTTCGTTTCctgatcagggaaccacaccatccgtCTCTCGGCtatcatactgtggcagctgcatgttgctgtgatgctgaaagctgtgccaccagtatttcaaataccagcaggtcaccatggtgggcaggttttagcacagcttccagactaagacagacgagGAAGAGGGACCTGggtagcactggaaggtgagaggatggtgcaaaaagactgggcagggttctgctgtgctgtgcacagggtcgctggagtcggaattgacttgttagcactaacaacaaaaagaaggaaGCATATGGTATTACAGTGTtagaaaaatagatgaagaaaGCAGGGCACAGGAAAAATACTGGTTTAAAAGAAACGATGATATCTAGAGGAAGAGGATTGCATAAAATTCCTGCTGTAacatcctgtcatttgcaaaagATGGGTTGGAAATGTGATTCTGAGCTTCCTTGAGTATGAAAATGAAGATCACTTATAGATTTGTAGTTTCCataagattaaaatatatatgttgcTCAGGAAATAAAGATTCATTCCCttgcttcctctccctccaccGTATAGTCAGTAGTACTTCTCAAACCTTCCTATCttgtcttattttattattacaataattattattattgtgtgtaATTTACTGTCACTGCCTAATGAACTCCATTCTTAACAGGGTAGCTGTAAATTGTATTGTTTTGCCTTTGTCGTTTCAGGATATATTAAGTATCTACCAACAACATAAAGCACTTTACTACATTGTTCCATGTACCATTTCAATGCATTTCTCATTGTCTGTAAATAATAGTGTCATCTCcaaaaatttttattacatttagttAATCCAGTAATTGCTAGATCTGTCAAACAAATGACTCTGGTCTATTTTAAGAGGTCATGTCCCCtcttgctttttgtatttttatcaactttcagaagaaaaagagaaatgtaagctacaaaacaaatttttaacaaCTTGAGCCTAATCACTCGAGGGCTCTCACACACTTAAAGCATGTATTTTGAGATATGTGTTTTTATCTGCTAATGGTAATTCGCTTAAAAGACTATTAAAATCAGATGTGAAGACATCCCTCACTGAAGTGTGAAGGTCTGAGTGTGGCGTAGATCAGGTTAGCCAATCTCCCTGCgtctccctcctctctttctccccacccctcctctcttctctctctcacttcctctctccctctcttatcAAGTTCCCCCAGTGAATACAGCACTGTTAGGACTGATTTCCTGGGTGTTGTTAAGGTGCTAACAAGGTGTTAACCTTCTTCAGTTGCCATTTTTATCTCTTAGTGTAATGTGACTGATAAAGGCCTGGTTTATTATGACCCTAAACACTGCCTATAAGTCCTCATGGTCCTTATTTTGAAGCCTAGACAAGTCAAATGGTATAAACTGAAAATGAAGCTCTGGGAGCTTTAAGTTAAAATCCATTCCATATATGGGAaccctctgtactttccactcaattttgctgtgaacctaaaactgctctaaaaaataaagtctgtttaaaagaaaattcaatctatccttttttttcccttaggaaaaagtgtttttgtattttgagttttttttcccctcctcagaGTGAGCTAGAGGTATTCAAATGTATAAAATCTATTTGCATAATTTATATGGTACTATAAATTTAAATGGACTTTTAATCTtataacatcttttttttccaTCTAGTAGAACTTTGTTTCTtaaagcaataaagaaaaataatgcttTTCCTGATTTCTGATGGGCTTCTATAAATCTCTATGGCCGTAATAAAGAGAAGTGCCAGAAAATACGTTAATTGCTTTTATAAATTTGTTGAAATTATAGAAGTCAAGATTTCTTATTGACAGGTTTCTCTTCTAGGGCAGTCTTTATTTAGCATAACAACTTATAAACCAGTTGTGTGCCTCTCGTTCCATTTAGGCTCATAAATCGACTGTGTGGCAGGTCCGACACCTGCCGCAGAACAGGGAGCTCTTTCTGACCGCGGGCGGCGCCGGCGGCCTTCACCTCTGGAAGTAGTAAGTCTCCACCAGGGCACAGCGCTCCTTTTTCAGTTACTTGTGGGCGGCAAGTAGGATTAGATTaacttttttgtctgtttttcctccTTTGACTTAACTCATTttgatatgattttaaatttCATAGTATTACGTAAGTATTAtgttctaagcattttttttactaatatagtcattttacagtTAGTACATATTAACCTTCTTTTGACGCACTAAATGTGTTATTTGGGTTGTGTCTTGCATATATTAGAGTAGCTCAGGAACAATTCTTTTCATAGATTTGAAATCAAGGTTTttgctagttttttaaaaaataggaaaacttTGACCAAAGGCTTTTGTGAAGTGTTATCATCTGGTCATTAGAACACTACCCCTAGAAGCTAGGAAAAGGGTTGGAATTCTTAGTGTTAGATCCTGATAATTCACTTGCCCAAGTTCAGATAAAGTCCTTGTGATAGAAGCCAACGCAGAGCCCCAGGCCCCTGAGGCTCGTTGAGTTCACTTTCTGCGCCCCGGCGGCAGGGTGAGTTAACAGTGTGAGCTGTGCTGCTGTGCACTGTGCTTTCAACCCCAAGGGCCCTGAGGGAGCAGATGTGAGGTCAGCTGCTCATTTAAGAGGCCTGAGAAAAACTAGGAGTTAATGGTAATTCTTTCTCTAAACGTCactcaagaaaaagacaaaaagaccaATACAAGCCTATAAATGAAAGATATTTCcaaaataaagtttgaaaaaaagaaatagaagaaaaacacCATCTTCAGTATGTCTGGGACTTTCACTTTTATAAACAACTCCTCTGTTTATTAGCTCCTTTTAGAAGCtagaaggaattctggaaaacaGGGCCACAATTGGAAAGTACTTGTTAGAGTATTTAGGGCTATAGCCGACAACAAACCGAGAGTGAATGCTCTAGGTGAAAACTGCATACATAGTTTCTGTGAGTAAAAAGCTGAGGAAAAGCTTTAAGACTTCTGGGAGAGAATGCCTGGTAGATAGATCACTTGgaaattttgctttccctggcACCTTTGCCCATTGTCCTTCCCTGATTCTTCCAGCCCACTCTCCACTCCAGCAGAGGCCCTGCACATCGCCTAAGCCCTGCATCACTGTCCTGTTGATGCCCACTCTTTAGGCAGCTTACTTGAGGCACTGGTCTGTTTTCTACATAATGCACACATGGAGTTGTATTCCATGTGACATGCAAACACGTTTGCAGCTAGAATTTTTGACTGTGGTGGATTTAGTTAATATCAGTAAAGTTGGGTCTGTACGTATTTAGAAACTGGAAGGTTATCTCCATCTGAACTTTAATCCTTACCATCACAGATGTCTAGTCTAATCTTCAAATTGGTCTGGGGCTTTGCTGTGAAGTATTTCACCAGCAGAGGAGAACTGGTTTAAGAAAAATGAGATTTAGCTTTATTTCCATTTGCCAGTCTCTCTTGGTCGTCATGCAACTAAATCataatgtttactgagcacctaagCAAGAGTTCCTAGAGGAACTCATCCGGTTATTCAGAAATTGTGTTTTGAGTGAGTGGGCCCCaacatgctgatttttttttgcatatttgaaACACACACAAGAAGGtttgaaaaaaaatccttatGTTATCTTTTAAATACTAAATAACTGCATCCTTTGCCAAGAGACATGAAAAAAGTCTGTAAACTGTTTATTCGTCTAaatgttttattccttttaatcaAAAGAAGCTGTAGGAtctgagagaaggaaagagtAGTGAGTTATCTGCCTGTCACTTCTGTTTCTGCTCCTCCTCTGCCTTGCTTTGTGCCTCTTAAACTCTTGGCCTTTGTTAGCACTTAGGAAAAAAGGTGGTGTCATAGTTGATACCTAACAGGCTCTAAAAGGCATTCTGAGGAGGAGTGCCCCTGTATCTCACGAGGAGCACATCTCTGTGGGGGAgggctgtttttttttcccctctctccaaTCTAGACCAAATAGTATTTGTGAGTTGTTAaccttcagctcttcttcctttataaatttatattttcagctgaaaaaaaatcaaacgtTCTCggaattgcttttttcttttttgaagcaaTGTTATCTAGGTCTAAAACCTCCTCCCAGCAGTGCCGTCCTATAGAGATGGTACCCAAAGGTCCTTAGGCTTGGATCTGGGTAATGGAGCTCTGGGGTTAGAAATCAGCACCTCTTCTCCATTCTGGAAGTGTTCAGATGAGGTTCTGTGATGTTACAGCTTTTGCCTCTGCACATGCTGTTTGCCCGTGGCGTCTAGCAATCTGAATCTAGAGGAGAATTGCAAAAAAAGATTATCAAGAGCACCAAGTAAATTTATTAAGGAATACTAGATCAACCTAGAACTTtcatattaaaagagaaaatacagactCATGCTGAGCAGAAATGATGTTTCAAAGTTTTAAATAGAACCAACCCTTTTTTATGAGATTTTTAGCAGATGAGGTTGAGGTTGAAATAGTCTCTCTTTATTTGCGTACAACTCAACATTAGAAAGATTCTTTAAGTGTTTATCAGTACCAGTAATCAACTGAGACATAAAAATAGAGTTATTGgagtatgtgtatataaataataTGGAGAGTGCTAAGAttgacctcctctccccactttgaTTTTGTTCTCAGCGAATACCCTATTCAGCGGTCAAAGAAAGATTCCGAGGGTGTGGAGATGGGAGTCGCGGGCTCGGTCAGCCTCCTGCAGAATGTGACATTGTCTACCCAGCCCATTTCCAGTTTGGACTGGAGTCCAGATAAAAGGGGTCTCTGCATCTGTAGTTCATTTGATCAAATGGTGAGAGTACTGATTGTTACAAAACTCCATAAAATTTGATCTGAAGACTTTGGACTTGAAACCTTCCAGAGGAACACTCATGGAATTTAGAATAAGTTTTTCCTCTGACCCTCATTGAACAGAGTTGGATTTGACTGATGAACAAAGGCCCCAGCAAACCTCCGGCTAGCCTCTCTCTGGGTGTGAAATGCCGAGTGGTGTGTCCCGGCGACCTGGCTGGATGCTGGTTTGCTGCTGCTCGTGGGGCCACCACTGTCTCTAGCTCCAGCTCTGTGCCTTTCCTAATAAAAAGTTGATACTTGtctatatttaaacatattttaaatttgttctgCATCCCCAGAGTTCCATATTTATCATAACACTTGTGTTTTAGGGTTACAATGTTGTGGTAGGGATCACTTAATTTGGTTTAAGCTAGTTTGCTTTGGTAAGACTACTGTGAATTACCCTTCATAAATACACTCTGAGAGATTTCAGTGTCAGTACATTTCTATAAAGAATATTACTTTATAAAATACCAACATGGCATGGTCAGACTAGATTTGAGTAACTGTTTTCAGCAGTATAactcataaaatgaaatactatgatTTACAATGACctcttttttacttaaaaaacagAAGTTGAATTAGTGAGACTTTTGATTGTTGACTGGTGATGTTGAGATGTACAAGATTGTGGGGTTTTGTAGCCTTATTTTTTGtcaaacttttatatattttatgaataaatttctgtttttgaaaTCTTTGATTCTTTTGACTTAATAGTAATAAAGCCAACATCATCACTTCTTTTGCTTTACAAATGCTTAATAATTACCTCTTATATCACTTTGTTTctttaattctcaccatagctTTAGCTAAGCTCAGAGGTATTTGCTTTATCACACCTTCATTAAGCCTCATCCCTGCCCCCCATTCAAGAGACAGAGCCACCTAAAACATTTGTAATATGTAAAATTCATGTGATTTAGGGGTTCTTGGAAAACCACTTGTTTGGAGTATTAAATTcagaaaattaacttttttttttttttgctgaggaggattagccctgagctaacatctgttgcccatcctcctctcttttgctgaggaagattggccctgggctaacatccttgcccatcttcctctactttatatgtgggatgcctgccacagcatggcttgatgagcagtgtgtaggtctgcacccaggctgaacctgcaaacctcgggctgaCGAAGCTgtgcacacgaacttaaccactgtgccaccaggctggcccccagaaaattaacttttttaaaaatctccaaaatattttatagaacaaTGCCATGGACATAATtatgaaagtaaaaattaaattgagtttaaaaaaaaaaacctatccctgctaggtttttgtttttgtttgcttttttcaattttcatagaaaaaaggaaaaatttatgaAATTCTTTCTTAGAACACTTGTATTTGGCAGGATAATTAGACAGATTTAAGTCAAGAACAATCAATACTTATATTTCATGAAATCTATGATGTCATTGATTGTAAGATTATCTTATACCACCGAGAAAGGAAAAGGTTGCCAATGAAGCTGACAGAATGCTTTGTTATCACTTAGCATTTCTTTAATATTCATTGAATGTTCTTTTAAGTTTATTTAGGTGTGAGTTTTTTCATTATATATCACTCTTGTGTatccttaaaaaggaaaatatattcaaaacagATTTGGTACGGTATTCCTCAGATTTCCTCCTCTTCGGAGTCTCATCCTTCTAAATCACTTTTTAAACAGAGTCATCAGTGTTCATATTTTCCTTACTGTATTATTCTTTGTACCATAAAAAGTATTGGTGATGCAGCGTTTCTTTAAAACACGCTTCTCTGGTGTCCTCAGGGTTTCCTTTCAATTAACTGGCGCCTATTCTGCAAGCTTTAGTGTACACGCGTAGGTCATGACTGCTGCCACGACTGCTGCCAGGCTGCCCTCCGTGGTTTTGGTTGTCTGCTGCTGTAGGAGAGCAAACCACTGCAAAGCTTAGCATCTTAAAACAGTAGCAGTCATTTACTTTGCTTACGAATCTTGCGATTTGGGCAGGGCTCCCCAGGGAAGGTCCATCTGTGCCCCACGCAGCATCAGTCGGGCAGCCCTGCTTAGGGCTGGAGGGTCTGCCTCCAGGGTGACACACGGCTTGCAtgttggtgctggctgtcagctgggaccTCAGCcgggcctgagaaccaggggcctctccacagggcatGGGCTTCCTCAGAGCATGGTGCCTGCATTCCAAGGATGAACATCCCCAAGGAGAAGGTCAGGTACGAGCAATGTCATTTTTCATGGCCTAGCTTCGTAATGCACTCAGCATCACTTTTCCACTCTTTATTACTTGAGGTGGTCACAATGCCCCTTCGCCCCCACCCAGTTCAGGGGAAGGGGACATGTATTCCACTTCTTGATGGAGGCTTGGCTATGTTCTGAAAGGATATGTGAGACTTGAAATACTGTGTCCTTTTATGGAAAATACAGTCTGGTATAGTGGTTGTAAGATGCATCTCAATTTCAAAGATGTGAAAATAGGGAGTGAGTGACCAGCTTGTTGGAATTGGTGAAACACTTCACTTGGAACACAGACCTCCTGTTCCACTCACCTGCCTACCACTGTCCCTGCCCTTAATCTGTTGCAGACATTACTAATCAAtcatcctctccctgcccctaATCTGTTGCAGACATTACTAATCGATCATGGCACGcattttctctgagcctcaagctTCATCACACTAGGAGCTACTACCAACTGTTGGCGATGCCCTGGAGGCCAGCTAGCCTCTTGGACTAGGCATCATTTCCTCAGTGTGGACCCCCTCCATCCTTGGCTTTGTTTTTTAGGATCCCAAGAAATGCTGAGGCTGTCCTGCACTTGACCATGTGAACCAAACGTGCAGAAACCAGACTGGCACTCCATTCACGTGCCGTGAGGGACGAGTCCCGTAGGCACCACGGGCCTTGGGTTTGCCAGTTGGTGCGCCCGCTTTGTCGTGTCGTCTTATCTGGCATATTGCTCTGAAGCCTTCCTGTGAGTGTGGAATTAGAGACAGACGTTGACAGTGTTTAGAAATAATTCCTCCAGGCCTTAGTGAGGCCTAAAAAAACCACCTCAGAGCAGTGAGGCCTTTGGCTATTCTGCACATTTTTGCTGCACTGGTTTCCATCCTTCTTTGGCAttaacatgtagcacattgctagGTGTGGTGGGAAATCATAGAGTGTTTTGGTAAGGGGTCCCTGGAGTAATTCTCATCGTGGGGCCAAGGCCCTTCCAGGTAAGTGGTACTTTGTCAGgacatgtttttcttttggtcGCCAGACTGTCCCCTAAAGTCGGTGAAGCAAGTGGGCTTTGGATATAAAGCTGGTTTGTGCAGCCTGAGTGTAATATCGCAATCTGCACTCAGGTGCTGTGGCTAGTTTGGAAAAGAAGTGGGCAGTTGGCTTTCAGCTATGTTTCTAAAAAGGGCTGGTTGGTTATTTTTGCCCAGGAAGCTCCCATCCCTGAATGTCTGGCCACCCTTGTGTCATGCGGCCCCACCTCATTACTTTGCCGGGCCCCTTTTTCCTGGCCTCTCCCTTAGAGCTGGGCTGTACCCCACCGTCCCTGTAAGCCAGGGGTCCTGATGGCGCCCTCCTGAGCAAGCCTGGGGCACTGAGCCCATGCTGCTCTGAGACCTGTTGGGATCTGCTGACGGAAGTCCTGTCCCCCATCCAGCCAGCTGAGGACTCAGGGCTGCTAGAACAatgtccccaccccactccacccccatccTGAATGCTGCCTGGAGTGGTGAGAAACTGGCCAGTGGACGCCCTCCATCTTCCCCGTGGAGGGTGGATGAGTGGCAGCACGGAAACTCTGTCTCATCCAGACCCTGTCAACCTGTGTCGCTGTGGAGGGAtctagagggagaagagcctgCCTGTGCTCCACCTCGAGCCAGAAAAGTGGGTGGTGCTCGATCAACAACACACAGGGAGTGGACGCAGACTGGCTTCACAGTGCCGTGGCCATTAACGCAGCTGTGCACAGGTTTTGTATGTTTTGCATCAAACATCAACTTTGAAGGCAGGAACAGAATTTTGACTTTGGGTTAAGTCCTAAAGGGAGATTCAGGATAAGCACAACCTTTGCTGCCAGGGAAAACAGAGATGTCAGAAACAGCTATGGCTGTGACCAAATACAGCTGCAATTATACATAAGTGCTGGAGCAATTTTCATGAAGAATTTTTTAACAATTGAACTTTGCTTGTGGCGTCCTGATCCCACTCTATCCTTCAGCCAACTTAAAACCAGatctcccagggccggccccgtggcttagcggttaagtgcgcgcgctccgctactggcggcccaggcccggcgtgcactgacgcaccgcttctccggccatgctgaggccacatcccacatacagcaactagaaggatgtgcagctatgacatacaactatctactggggctttgggggccaaaaaaaaaaggaggaggattggcaatagatgttagctcagagccggtcttcctcagcaaaaagaggaggattagcatggatgtgagctcagggctgatcttcctcacaaaaaaaaccccagatcTCCCAGCAGTGCCCTTCACACAGCATTCCATAAATGTTGATTGgtgataaaaattatgaaataaatgacaaaacaaataattagaaaacataGACCATCTTACCTCTGACCTGTTTTCTCAAGCTATCTCTATTGATTACAAGTAGGTTCAGCTGCAGGAAGCTGAAAaccccaaaatatttttatttctctctctcgtAAAAATCTACGTAGGCAGTCCAGGCTGCTATGGTGCTCCACAGTGATGAGAGACCTGACTCTATCTTGTTTTTCCACCATCCTCGTGTATCTTTTACCTCATCATCCAAAGtggctgctccagctccaacCATCACATCCACATTCCAACCatcaggaaagaaggaaaagtaagaaaaaggaTACCCTGCCCCTTTAAAGAATACCACTTCTGCTTTCATCTCATCGGCTGTGGTTTTGGTCATGTGGCCACACCAACCATAGTAAGCTGAGAAAAATAGATTCTATTCTGTGTAATGATAACTCACAGCCAGGCGTTCTGGTACTGAGGAAAACAGGGAGATGGATATGAGGAGACATAAGTGGATTCTGCTAGTGTGACGGAACAGTCAAGCATAAAGTCTCCCTGGCTAAGTTCTCCCATGAGATGAAGACTAGGGAGTTTGTTCGTGCTTCGTTAGGCTGGATCTGG
Coding sequences within:
- the DNAAF10 gene encoding dynein axonemal assembly factor 10 isoform X2; protein product: MSAFEKPQIIAHIQKGLNYTVFDCKWVPCSAKFVTMGNFARGTGVIQLYEIQHGDLKLLREIEKAKPIKCGTFGATSLQQRYLATGDFAGNLHIWNLEAPEIPVYSVKGHKEIINAIDGVGGLGIGEGAPEIVTGSRDGTVKVWDPRQKDDPVANMEPVQGENRRDCWTVAFGNAYNQEERVVCAGYDNGDIKLFDLRNMSLRWETNIKNGVCSLEFDRKDISMNKLVATSLEGKFHVFDMRTQHPTKGFASVSEKAHKSTVWQVRHLPQNRELFLTAGGAGGLHLWKYEYPIQRSKKDSEGVEMGVAGSVSLLQNVTLSTQPISSLDWSPDKRGLCICSSFDQMVRVLIVTKLHKI